atatatatgcatatatatatttgcatatacatatacatacacacacacactcacacacacacacacacacacacacacacacacacacacacacacacacacacacacacacacatatatatatatatatatatatatatatatatatatatacatatatatatatatatatatatatatatatgtatgtatatacatatatatttatatatacatacacaatcaagAGATAATAACAACGTTTGCTCCGTATGAGCCTATTGTCATTGCCGGCGCAGCATAACTACGAGGATTCGAACTCTAAATGGGCGAGAATACTGATGATGTGAACTGTAACTTAAGGAACAAGGACGGACAGATAGCAGTAATTGGCACTTAagtgtgtttatcattattagtgtgttCAAATGACGGCCACTCTGTCTCTATGCGGGCGTGTTATGCCCTCCCCTCGAGACCCTCCCCCTCGAGGCCCTCCGCTCCAGTCCTCCCCCTCGAGGCCCTCCTCTCCAGTTCCTCCCCCTCGAGGCCCTCCTctccagtccctccccctccagtccctTGGGCCCGGCGAGGAATAAAAGTCCCCGCGGACGCGAGGGTCGCCATACGCTCCTTAAACCGCGTCCGCCCCTCCTCTGCTCTGCTCCTCGACTGCCCTGCTAGCCCCGAtgccgccccctcgccccctcctgctGGCGCTGACGGTCGCATTCGGCGCAGCGGCCTCCGTCCCGAGCGCCGCCCCCGCCGCGAGCGACGTCCCCGGCTACTTCCTCAACATGCTCATGTGGAGCGGCGACGAGTCCGAGCGGTACCACAGGAGTCCCCTCGTGCCCGCCGCCCTGACCGCCGCCTCCTCGTCCCTCGCAGGTGAGAGTCGGGTCCTGCGTCGCCAGCGTCCGCGGAGGCCCAGGCGCCGAAGGCAAGGAAGGACAAGGTCAAGGGAGTTCGCCCATTTCGCTTTCCGTCGCTGCCTTTCGGCCGGGAACGACGAGGGGCAAGGCGGGAAATACATGAAAAAAGATACGGTATTTACACTCTGTTCTTCGTCATTTACATGGGATAGCCGTCAGGTCCTGGCACGAAAAGAATGCATGGAATCAGTCAGTTGAATTTCCTTCGATTCACTTCCATTTGCATGACTCGGCGCCAGGTTTTGCTCCttgaaaatacacaaaatatgttCTTTAGTTTTCTAAGCACACACTCAGAGTATCCGGCCAAGAAAAGAATGGtgccgttacacacacacacaaacccacacatacacacaccgtggcaaggtctatataggtacttatatagaccttgcaccgTGGCACCTCACTTAATGCTTCCGGCTAAAGCACATGTCTGAAAAAAGGAATGGCGCCGTAAAGTTaacttttctctctgctctcctgtCGCCGTGAGAGAGCGTTTCTGTCGCCCAGTATTTAGCGTCTGTTTGTCAGCGAAGACGAGCAAGGCCTGGGGTCAGGGATTGGCATCCTTTGGACACGCGGGAACGAGTGCAAGGGGAAcgcgtaggggggagggggctcccCTTCTAAACCGTTTCCTTTACATTTATTCTCATTACATATTTTAGGCCGAGGCTGGTAAGcaatctcattctcttcccttgcCCGATAGTTTCATAATATTCCTCGAAGACGTGTCTCCAGAGCGTGTTCTGGATATGAACACTCCTGAGTACCTTGCCATACATACGAAATCACTTTATTGATTGTGCTTTTTAGTCCGTTCCCCTTAATCCTTAAGTCACGGCTCTCACACCCAGGAAGCCACATTTCACCCCAATACACAGATGATCATGAGGCGACGCGACGACATAAAAAACGTAGGAGCCTATGTTGCTCATTCCAAAAACACGGAGGAAAAACTGTAATAGTGAAAGTAAAGGACTGGTTTAAATAACCATGCAAAGCAGCCGACTGCAACACGGAAATTGCAAACGGACCGCGTGTTTGACACCCTTGCCTTGAATTATACGGGATAAGGAACTGGCATGAAGTAAATGCAAAAGGTAGGTCAAAAAATTCTGAAATATGATACTCCCGAAACACAAGGACTCGCAGAATAAGCCTAACAGACACCGACGGACGGCCAGCGAATGAGCCTGCAATAATTTTGCCGACGGCATCGCGACGTCTTCCCTTCCCCACACGCCCTGGCGCCAGCTGCGAGCCCCCGACCTTTAGCactgtcgctctctcctcctgCAGCGGCCGCCTGCCCGGCGCCCTTCCTCCCGGTGATGTCTCAGTGCTTCTGGTCGAGTGCCCAGTACAAGCTCTCCTGGGACGACGCCCGCGACTTCTGCCAGCAGATGGGCGGCGACCTGGCCGAGCCCCTGCACCTCAACGCCCTCATGGTCCACCTCCAGGACCGCTACCGTAAGACTGCCTCGCCTTCTGTAGGCTCTACATTTCTCCCCAAAATATCGTTTATATCACATGCAGATTCTATGTGTATAAACGCTGACACATATGTTTGTATCCATAACgctgaaacatacatacactctagCATGTCCGTGTCCATGGCGTGCCGGAGAGTCCTCGGccaaggaaagtttttttttcccctcacctACCCGTTTCCTCTCCCTCAGCGTCCGCCAAGGTGTTCCACCTGGGGGCGACGGACCTCGAGCAGGAGGGGAACTGGACCTACATCTCGGGCCGCCCCGTCGACCCGAGAGGCTGGATGCCCGGCGAGCCCAACGACACCGCCCACGCCCAGAACTGCCTCAACCTCTGCTTCCAGGGCTGCAGGGCGTCCTACCCGCCCCTCAACGACCAGCAGTGCCACGCCAAGTTTCACTTCGTGTGCGAGTTCTCCGTCGTTCGGGAATAAGGAAGACCCGCGTCCTGTCAGCTGAACACCGCTGCGCCGAAAGCCAGAGAGAcgcgaagaaagaaaatgtaatgtTGGAAGATTTGCGAACATATAACCGCAAATACTTGTTCCGATGAATATTCTGAACAGCCActtgtttgtatgaatatttcGAACGATTTTATTTTCTGGTTGATGTGATTAATACTCTCAAGGAGATTTTTTGAgaattgttgtttattttctttatccttttatcaaTAAAGTAACGGAactgaaaagataaaggaaactaATTAACTGGACTGTAGCTTGGGCTTCATAATGACGAATGATTAAAGAATAcgtaataacataataaaaatcataatagtaatgctaatattcattacaataataataatttttaatataacagtaatgacggtaatgatactaataagaataataaggataatgatattgataatgataataacaatagtaataatgctgatagagataatgatgataatgaaaattataattacaataataatattgataataagattataatgaggataatgacgatgacaacaaaatagtagtaatactaacaataataagaatggtcacaaaagaaaatgatacaaagAATCTCAAGGAaagtaactttatatatatagaatttaaccaaaggatctattaaaaaaaaaatgttttgaatccggtatatgtgtgtctaagtgtgtgtgtgtgtgtgtgtgtgtctgtgtgtgtgtgtgtgtgtgtgtgtgtgtctgtgtgtgtgtgtgtgtgtgtgtgtgtgtgtgtgtgtgtgtgtgtgtgtgtgtgtgtctgtgtgtgtgtgtctgtgcatttaaACATAtacgtgagtctgtgtgtgtaaagtTCGTTATGAACCTAATACATATCAATAATGACATGCCTTTTCATCCTTACAATGTGTAAGTGTGAGTTTTGCGAAGCGTGTGGCTCGCAATCTGTAGACGCTTATGTAAATTTTGCTTATTATGTCCCTTGACTAAACATCTTcacgctgcctctctctctgcctcttctctcttttactttgccCTCCAATTTATCCCTTTCTTCATCGCGTTCTCTTCCCATTTTGTCTGGATttccgttattctctctctcttacattgtatacacacacacacacgcacacatacacacacacgtgcatatatatatatatatatatatatatatatatatatatatatatatatatatatatatatatgtatatgtatatatatatgtatatatatatatatgtatgtatagatgtatatgtataaatatatgtatatacgtatatttatatatatgaatatgtatatatatgtatatatatatatatgtgtgtgtgtgtgtgtgtgtgtgtgtgtgtgtgtgtatatatacatatatatatatatatatatatatatatatatatatatatatatatatatatatacatatatatatatatataaatatatatatatatatatatgtatatatatatatatatatatatatatatatatatatatatatatgtaaatgtatacatacatacatacatatctatctatctatctatatatgtacatatatatttatgcatatatatatatatatatatatatatatatatatatatatatatatatatatatatatatatatatgtatatgcatatatatatatatatatatatatatatatatatatatatatatatatatatatatatacatacatacatatatatatatatatatatatatatatatatatatatatatatatatatatatatgtatgtatatatatacatgtgtgtgtgtatatgtgcatatatgtatatacagagagagaaagagagagagggagaagagagagaattaaagagtttgagagagagagagagagataaagagaaagagacagagagagagagagagagagagagagagagagagagagaaattgatagataaatagataaatagattagacagatgtaaacatacatatatataatccgatgtattcttttgtttgtgtatgcgtatgtacacacacacatacatacatatatgtatgtaaagatctccgtgtgtgcgtgtatgtattagaTTCCCGTCACGTGACCCGGAGACGGTACCTTACTTTTCTCGCTTCTGTCAGAACTTCGGTGTCTTATTACCAGATGTCTTAGAAGTGCTTAGCGACCAGTTCCAGAATTCATCCTACCTCTGGCATCTCGTAGCTCTCCGGCATGCCAGGCGTAAGAGTAACTTCTTTCGTTATGAtattcattttcttcgttttccttcttttctaagAATAGGCAACATTTCTTCTTGCTTTGTCGTCAAATAAATACACCACAATCGCCAATGGATGACTTTCTTTGGAATTGTCTGTTAGCAAAGATGGCACCTTCACAGAAAATATAAAGTTGTTCTCCTTGGCAACAGCATCTTTACTTCAGAAGTTCAGAATGTGAGAACATCTTCCAGTCGTCTCGTCCACGACGGGAAGGTGTTCACTATAACTgtgagtttttttcttattcttgcaaGGTAGAAGAATATTTTTTCTGTAGATTTCATTAGCGATGGCTGGAGTCCTCAGTAATTTAATGTATAAGACGTTTCATTTCTAATATTGACTTGGATTCTTTGATAAGAATGTCGTAGAATGTTATTGTGCAATTTTGTAGTggtattttttattacattagaATGATTATATGTCACGGTTAACATTATGCTTCATAGAAATTTATGTATACAGCTTATTCATGCATTTAATTGTACTTAATGTCTCAGTACTTGCTGAATATATGTTTGATTAATGTGAAACATATTGTTAGTTTAGCGTATGGTTGGACATATCTACTGGTTGATATTTTTAACATAAAACAAATTGATTTTCCAGAATTGACATTAACCATGGCATCTGCATCAAATGAACCCGGGAAAGAGGACTGGACAAATATGAATAAGAAGGTATGAAGGAATTTGTATACTTTCATTGACATTCAGTAAAGTAAGACTTTTTATTGAAATTTATTATAGTTACCCATGAATGTAAAGTTCAAAAAGCGTTTTCTATGAGTAGACAACTATTTTACAAAGAATGGGATGCTACGGCATCGACAGGActtacatatatgtttctataaatgcacacacccacacacgcacgcaccaacacgcacacgaacccccaccccacacacacacagacgcacacacacacgcgcgcgcgcacacacacacatacacacacacacacacacacacacacacacacacacacacacactcacacacacacacacacacacagacgcacacacacacacacacacacacacacacacacacacacacacacacacacacacacacacacacacacacacacacgcacacacacacgcacacacacacacgcacgcacgcacgcacgcacgcacacacacacacacacacacacacacacacacacacacacacacacacacacatacacacacacaaccagggaagaacatacctacacatacaaagacgcacacacacacgcatgcacacacagacgcagacacacgaCATACACAGACGGAcggcatacacacagacgcacgtgcgcacacacacacacacacacacacactggcacacacactctctcacacacacacatttagactcacggacacacacgcacaaacacacacacgcacacaaacgcacgcatacaaacgcgcgcacacacacacacacacacacacacacacacacacacacacacacacacacacacacacacacacacacacacacatacacacacacacacacatacacacacacacacacacacacacacacacacacacacacacacatacagacacacacacacacacacacacacacacacacacacacacacacacacacacacacacacatgcacacacacacacacacatgcacacacacgcacacccacacacacacacacacacacacacccacgcacacacacacacacacacacacacacacatacagacacgcacacacacacacacacacacctacagacacacacacacacacacacacacacacacacacacacacacctacagacacacacacacacacacacacacacacacacacacacacacacacatacatacacacacatacacacacacacacatacacatacacatacacacatacacacacacacacacacacacacacacacacacacacacacacacacacacacacacacacacacacacacacacacacacatacagacacacgcacacacacacacacacacacacacacacacacatacacacacacacatacacacacacacacacacacacacacacatacacacacacacatagacacacacacacacacacacacacacacacacacagacacacaaacacacagacacatacatacacacacacacacatacacacacacacacacacatacacacacacatacacacgcacacacacacacacacaacacacacacacacacacatacacacacatgcacacaaacacatacacacacatacgcatacacacatacacacacacacacacacacacacacgcacacacacacacacacacacacacacacacacacacacacacacacacacatacagacgcacacacacacgcgcgcgcgcgcacagactcacacacacacgcgcgcacgcgcgcagactcacacacacacacactaatagatatgtatgtatgtatatatatatatatatatatatatatatatatatatatgtgtgtgtgtgtgtgtgtgtgtgtgtgtgtgtgtgtgtgtgtgtgtgtgtgtgtgtgtgtgtctgtatgtgtgtgtgtgtgtgtgtgtgtgtgtgtgtgtgtgtgtgtgtgtgtgtgtgtgtgtgtgtgtgtgtgtgtgagtagagagagagagagagtcagacagagagaaaggaaccgTGGGATAAacgagaaagtggaagagagcgaattcctcttccttgtccccacctcgcccctatcctccccttctcttcacctcttttctcctctgtctctcctacccccaccccttcacccccatctatctcctcccttcgtcgcccttctcctcctcacccctcccttccctctacctcctctcttcctccccttcctcctcatccttcctctctacaACCCTCCTaatcttcatctctttccttgTCCTCATTCTTACCCCTCTCCAGTCTCTaatgcctctcctccccttctccctctcctccttctcaactctctctcctctcccctctcctcctccttcttacctctctccttcccttcacccaacccgtcttccttatctcttccctccttctccctcatttccccttcccccttctccccctcctcttcctccctcttctccttctcacccctcgtctccccctccttccctttcccactttccttctcctccccctaccccactcctcctccttctcgtcccctttcccctctcctcctccccctttcccctctcctcctcctcctcctttttgtcccctttcccctctcctcctcctccttctcgtcccctttcccctctcctcctcctcctctttttcgtcccctttcccctctcctcctactcctccttctcgacCCCtatgctcctcctactccttctcgtcccctttccactctcctcctcctccttctcgtcccttttcccctctccttctcctccttctcgtcccctttcccctctcctcctcctcctccttctcgtcccttttcccctctcctccttctcctccttctcgtcccctttcccctctcctcctcctcctccttctcgtcccctttcccctctcctcctcctccttctcgtcccttttcccctctccttctcctccttctcgtcccctttcccctctcctcctcctcctccttttcgtcccctttcccctctcctcctcctccttctcgtcccctttcccctctcctcctcctccttctcgtcccttttcccctctccttctcctccttctcgtcccctttcccctctcctcctcctcctccttctcgtcccttttcccctctccttctcctccttctcgtcccttttcccctctcctcctcctccttctcgtcccctttccccctctcctcctcctccttttcgtcccctttccccctctcctcctcctcctcctccttctcgtcccctttccccctctcctcctcctccttttcctccccattccccccctcctcctcctcctcctcctcctcctcgtcccctctccccctctcctcctcctcctcctccttctcgtcccctttcccctctcctcctcctccttctcgtcccatttcccctctcctcctcctcctcctccttctcgtcccttttcccctctccttctcctccttctcgtcccctttcccctctcctcctcctcctcctccttctcgtcccttttcccctctcctcctcctccttctcgtcccctttcccctctcctcctcctcctccttctcgtcccctttcccctctcctcctcctccttctcgtcccctttcccctctcctcctcctcctcctccttctcgtcccttttcccctctccttctcctccttctcgtcccctttcccctctcctcctcctcctcctccttctcgtcccttttcccctctcctcctcctccttctcgtcccctttcccctctcctcctcctcctccttctcgtcccctttcccctctcctcctcctccttctcgtcccctttcccctctccttctcctccttctcgtcccctttcccctctcctcctcctcctcctccttctcgtctcctttcccctctcctcctcctcctccttctcgtcccctttcccctctcctcctcctcctccttctcgtcccctttcccctctcctcctcctcccctttcccctctcctcctcctccccctccttctcgtcccctttccccctctcctcctcctccttctcgtcccctttcccctctcctccccctccttctcgtcccctttcccctctcctcctcctcctccttctcgtcccctt
The DNA window shown above is from Penaeus vannamei isolate JL-2024 chromosome 29, ASM4276789v1, whole genome shotgun sequence and carries:
- the LOC113825092 gene encoding perlucin, with the translated sequence MPPPRPLLLALTVAFGAAASVPSAAPAASDVPGYFLNMLMWSGDESERYHRSPLVPAALTAASSSLAAAACPAPFLPVMSQCFWSSAQYKLSWDDARDFCQQMGGDLAEPLHLNALMVHLQDRYPSAKVFHLGATDLEQEGNWTYISGRPVDPRGWMPGEPNDTAHAQNCLNLCFQGCRASYPPLNDQQCHAKFHFVCEFSVVRE